One window of the Candidatus Cloacimonadota bacterium genome contains the following:
- a CDS encoding HlyC/CorC family transporter, translated as MSIPLLILWIAVFLLLLTLSFLFSGIENGAVSINMVELESRARKDKSAATLFRELQHKDRVLGTTLLGNSLVNILIASLSTFVVKEYIGGFDAKYTALVVGAVVLVFGEVIPKSIFRDHADVLMPRFYPFLRVFQFLFRPLVKGISWLNAALRKLLKLSDVNEFDYLTKDDISYLISLTQDDDEDEPRLEMIEDALEFTDQVARNVMVPRTELIAIPATATVAEAIEIAREEGYTRYPVYGKNLDDITGILIIYDILKTGQTTDVTVDKLLREPFFTPENTNLDVLLSEMQKHRRSIAIVVDSYGGTSGIVTMEDILEEIFGDIADEYDEEEEIPEVEQVAPNTWLAQADTEIDRLEDEYGITLPEGDYETLAGLILDRIARIPHQGQIINVEPYRLQILQATEKKIIKVKIHKTDTRGEP; from the coding sequence GAAAACGGGGCGGTTTCCATCAATATGGTGGAATTGGAAAGCAGGGCCCGCAAAGACAAATCTGCCGCCACGCTGTTTCGGGAACTGCAACACAAGGATCGTGTTTTGGGAACCACCCTGCTGGGGAACAGCCTTGTAAACATCTTGATTGCAAGCCTTTCCACCTTTGTCGTGAAGGAATATATCGGCGGTTTCGATGCAAAATACACCGCGTTGGTGGTGGGTGCTGTCGTTCTCGTATTTGGAGAGGTGATACCCAAATCCATCTTTCGTGACCACGCCGACGTCCTCATGCCCAGGTTTTATCCCTTCCTGCGTGTTTTCCAATTTCTTTTCAGACCACTGGTAAAAGGAATTTCCTGGCTGAACGCGGCCTTGAGAAAACTGCTCAAACTATCCGATGTCAACGAGTTCGACTACCTGACGAAAGACGACATTTCCTACCTCATTTCGCTGACCCAGGATGACGATGAGGACGAACCGAGGCTGGAAATGATTGAAGACGCGCTGGAATTCACGGACCAGGTTGCCCGCAACGTGATGGTCCCACGCACGGAATTGATTGCCATTCCAGCCACTGCCACCGTTGCCGAAGCCATCGAAATTGCCCGTGAAGAAGGATATACTCGCTACCCCGTTTACGGAAAAAACCTTGACGATATCACAGGCATTCTCATCATCTACGATATCTTGAAAACAGGACAAACAACTGATGTGACGGTGGATAAGTTGCTCCGCGAACCCTTTTTCACGCCCGAAAACACAAACCTCGACGTATTGCTCAGCGAAATGCAAAAACATCGTCGCAGCATTGCCATCGTGGTTGATTCCTATGGCGGAACCTCTGGCATCGTGACCATGGAAGATATTCTGGAAGAAATCTTTGGCGACATTGCGGATGAATATGACGAGGAAGAAGAAATTCCCGAAGTGGAGCAGGTGGCGCCAAACACCTGGTTGGCACAGGCGGACACAGAGATTGACCGCTTGGAGGATGAATATGGCATCACGCTTCCTGAAGGTGATTATGAAACTTTGGCGGGTCTGATTCTGGATCGCATTGCCCGCATCCCCCACCAGGGTCAGATTATCAATGTGGAGCCATACCGCCTCCAAATCCTGCAAGCCACCGAAAAGAAAATCATCAAAGTTAAAATACATAAAACAGATACAAGAGGTGAACCATGA
- the ftcD gene encoding glutamate formimidoyltransferase, producing MKLMECVPNFSEGRDQAILDAIAASIRAVKNVVLLDVDPGADTNRTVFTMAGEPEAVVEAAFQAIKKAAELIDMSKHRGEHPRMGATDVCPFIPISGMTMEECVEYAHKLGKRVGEELGIPVYLYENAASKEEWRNLANVRSGEYEALSEKAKDPDWKPDYGPHTFNARSGATAISAREFLIAYNINLNTRDKKKAHDLALTIREKGRVARDEAGKIVRDENGEKVNVPGLFSHCKAVGWYIDGYDRAQISINLTNYKITPPHLVLEKVRELAWEKGIQVTGSELVGLLPKAALLEAGNYYLERLGESTGLPERMVMDTAIQSMGLAELGPFDLDKKVIEYAIAPSDSLCALSLEAFADLLSTDSPAPGGGSVAGLCVALSGALSAMVSNLTIDKKGYEKVQDAVREFAPQGQDIKLRALQCIDNDTNAFNALMDAMRLPKKTDEETAFRDAEIERTTQQAILIPFKTLEIACEAVNLADKVADVGNVNALSDAGVAALTALSAAKAADYNILINLAGSKDEAFKTDIKARAAGIVKECQELADTIESKIRARM from the coding sequence ATGAAACTGATGGAATGCGTTCCAAACTTCAGTGAAGGCCGTGATCAGGCCATCCTGGATGCGATCGCTGCATCCATCCGCGCCGTCAAAAACGTTGTTTTGCTCGACGTTGACCCCGGTGCGGACACAAACCGAACAGTTTTTACCATGGCTGGAGAGCCGGAAGCCGTTGTGGAAGCAGCTTTCCAGGCCATAAAAAAAGCCGCTGAACTCATCGACATGAGCAAACATCGCGGCGAACATCCCCGCATGGGCGCAACTGACGTGTGCCCCTTCATTCCAATTTCTGGAATGACCATGGAAGAATGCGTGGAATATGCTCACAAACTTGGAAAAAGAGTGGGCGAAGAACTCGGTATCCCAGTTTATCTATATGAAAATGCCGCCTCCAAAGAGGAATGGCGCAATCTTGCCAATGTGAGATCCGGCGAATATGAGGCTCTGTCCGAAAAAGCCAAAGACCCAGATTGGAAACCGGATTATGGCCCCCACACTTTCAACGCCCGCAGCGGCGCGACAGCCATCAGCGCGCGAGAATTTTTGATTGCCTACAATATTAATCTGAACACCCGCGACAAAAAGAAAGCGCACGATCTCGCGCTCACCATCAGGGAAAAAGGCCGTGTCGCCCGAGACGAAGCGGGAAAAATTGTCCGCGACGAAAATGGAGAAAAAGTCAACGTGCCGGGGCTTTTCTCACATTGCAAAGCAGTTGGTTGGTACATCGACGGTTACGATCGCGCCCAAATCAGCATCAACCTCACAAATTACAAAATCACTCCGCCTCATCTCGTGCTGGAAAAAGTGCGTGAACTCGCTTGGGAAAAAGGAATACAAGTCACTGGCAGCGAATTGGTTGGCTTGCTTCCCAAAGCCGCTTTGCTGGAGGCTGGAAATTATTACCTTGAACGTTTGGGCGAAAGCACCGGCCTTCCTGAAAGAATGGTGATGGATACAGCCATCCAATCCATGGGACTGGCGGAATTGGGCCCCTTCGATTTGGATAAAAAAGTGATTGAATATGCCATCGCGCCTTCTGACAGTCTCTGTGCGTTAAGCCTGGAAGCTTTTGCAGACCTGCTTTCAACTGATTCCCCCGCTCCGGGAGGAGGCAGTGTTGCAGGACTTTGCGTGGCACTTTCCGGAGCGCTTTCCGCCATGGTTTCAAACCTCACAATAGACAAAAAAGGCTATGAAAAAGTGCAGGATGCCGTGCGTGAATTCGCTCCGCAGGGCCAGGACATCAAGCTGCGCGCTTTGCAATGTATCGACAACGATACCAACGCTTTCAACGCTTTGATGGATGCAATGCGCCTTCCCAAGAAAACAGATGAAGAGACCGCTTTCCGCGATGCCGAAATCGAAAGAACAACCCAGCAGGCCATCCTTATCCCCTTCAAAACCTTGGAGATAGCCTGCGAAGCCGTCAATCTGGCAGACAAGGTGGCGGACGTCGGAAATGTGAACGCTCTCTCCGATGCCGGAGTGGCAGCTCTCACCGCTCTCAGCGCTGCAAAAGCGGCGGATTACAACATCCTCATCAACCTTGCCGGCAGCAAGGACGAAGCTTTCAAAACCGACATCAAAGCCCGTGCCGCCGGAATCGTTAAAGAGTGCCAGGAACTTGCAGACACCATTGAAAGCAAGATCCGCGCACGCATGTGA
- a CDS encoding T9SS type A sorting domain-containing protein: MGNILKILCLVLVLSAAVLPFFAQVNGDLQYIGDKAILHVWGSHHERGHAQGYLIAEPILDVFDEFFWIMFMFSDSVWYQYLKGLHTDHFDNDPRIVEETQGLIQGIVDSGASLYHAGLQRDLDHTDFLFMNAFLDMQHVSKSAGDNQMQLGCSSLSSWGISTAEDDLLQGASVITRWLDWSLYDSIVDNPLVVIHHPSEPDEQKWLSATIPGILGAVTAVSEHGVWASLNLGNDHSFTAQTGLNPILLDIRRGMERFDYNQDGQFNIYDVTTAIQDGTHLSGSIIHTLSESQGMVESVVVETNNSGTVLRYYDHPEALLQGQNLAATNHFRALTFPSCCSRYASIKDSLDIDYQVSPKRQWSLMVGAAGLDNCLAAFQYIPSLGTILWAGASSGLPAYQNPAIELFLDNLFSFSTPVDDPVFSTPSIAFSLYPNPVASMAGLKIQSGSNFDTISVHNIRGQLVFSQQFSNAKTQAEISLPTLPAGVYLLKLSERSGFQATRKLVITP; this comes from the coding sequence ATGGGAAATATCTTAAAAATCTTGTGTCTGGTTTTGGTCCTTTCAGCGGCGGTTCTGCCGTTTTTTGCGCAGGTCAATGGAGACTTGCAATATATTGGAGATAAAGCAATTCTGCACGTTTGGGGAAGCCACCACGAGCGCGGCCATGCCCAGGGATATCTGATTGCCGAGCCCATCCTCGACGTGTTCGATGAATTTTTCTGGATCATGTTTATGTTCTCGGATTCCGTTTGGTATCAATATCTTAAGGGCTTGCACACAGATCATTTCGACAACGATCCGCGCATTGTGGAAGAAACCCAGGGATTGATTCAAGGCATTGTGGATTCCGGTGCCAGCCTCTATCACGCCGGGCTGCAGCGGGATTTGGATCACACAGACTTCCTTTTCATGAATGCGTTTTTGGATATGCAGCACGTGTCCAAGTCCGCTGGGGACAACCAGATGCAGCTGGGCTGTTCCTCCCTGTCCAGTTGGGGCATTTCCACTGCCGAAGACGACCTCCTGCAAGGCGCTTCCGTCATCACGCGCTGGCTGGATTGGTCTCTTTATGATTCCATTGTGGATAACCCGCTTGTTGTGATCCATCATCCCAGCGAACCGGACGAACAAAAATGGCTTTCGGCAACCATCCCCGGAATTTTGGGCGCCGTAACTGCCGTTTCCGAACACGGAGTTTGGGCTTCGTTGAACCTTGGCAACGACCATTCCTTCACCGCGCAGACCGGCTTAAATCCCATCCTTTTGGACATCCGCCGCGGCATGGAACGCTTTGACTACAACCAGGATGGACAGTTCAATATCTACGACGTGACCACTGCCATCCAGGACGGCACCCACTTGAGTGGCAGCATCATCCACACTTTGAGCGAAAGCCAGGGGATGGTGGAATCCGTCGTGGTGGAAACCAATAATTCCGGCACCGTGCTGCGCTATTATGACCACCCTGAAGCTCTTTTGCAGGGGCAAAACCTCGCCGCCACAAACCACTTTCGCGCGCTAACTTTTCCTTCCTGCTGTTCTCGCTATGCCAGCATCAAGGATTCCCTCGATATTGATTACCAAGTTTCTCCCAAACGCCAGTGGAGTCTGATGGTTGGAGCTGCCGGGCTGGATAATTGCCTGGCCGCGTTTCAATATATTCCCAGCCTCGGCACGATTCTGTGGGCGGGCGCGTCCTCGGGGCTTCCAGCCTACCAAAATCCTGCCATTGAGCTCTTTCTGGATAACCTTTTTAGCTTTTCCACCCCGGTTGATGACCCCGTTTTTTCCACTCCCAGCATTGCCTTTTCGTTGTATCCGAATCCAGTGGCATCCATGGCTGGTCTCAAAATCCAAAGCGGCAGCAACTTCGACACCATCAGTGTTCACAACATCCGCGGACAACTCGTGTTTTCCCAGCAGTTTTCAAATGCCAAAACCCAGGCGGAAATATCTTTGCCCACTCTTCCCGCCGGAGTTTACCTGCTCAAACTTTCCGAGCGCTCTGGTTTTCAAGCCACACGCAAACTTGTGATTACGCCCTAA
- a CDS encoding NAD-dependent epimerase/dehydratase family protein, with protein MKILITGGAGFIGSHLAEKLLEEGHEVRIVDNLSTGRLDNIEHLKGNGSFRYKIGSILNRDLMEKMMDGVQQVYHLAAAVGVKYIIENPLLSLKTNIGGTDSILELANKHKAKVLITSTSEIYGKNEKVPFSEEDDRILGSTHISRWGYSDSKAIDEFMALAYFREKRLPVVIVRLFNTVGPRQTGQYGMVLPKFIKSALLDQPLVVYGSGKQTRCFADVADVVGALIKLMNTPKCEGEIFNVGTTEAISIEDLAKKVRQMCKSKSRIEYMSYEDAFEEGFEDMMNRMPNLNKVKEYIGYEPNFNLDAIIKRMLEHYEN; from the coding sequence ATGAAGATATTAATCACCGGAGGAGCCGGATTTATCGGCTCCCACCTGGCGGAAAAACTGCTCGAGGAAGGCCATGAGGTCAGAATTGTGGACAATCTTTCCACAGGCCGGCTGGATAACATTGAACACCTTAAAGGTAACGGCAGCTTCCGCTATAAGATTGGAAGCATTCTGAACCGTGACTTAATGGAAAAAATGATGGATGGGGTGCAGCAGGTTTACCATTTGGCTGCCGCCGTTGGAGTGAAATATATCATCGAAAATCCGCTGCTTTCTCTGAAGACAAATATCGGGGGCACGGATAGCATTTTGGAACTGGCCAACAAACACAAAGCCAAGGTGTTAATCACATCCACTTCAGAGATTTACGGCAAAAATGAGAAGGTTCCCTTTTCCGAAGAGGACGACCGCATTTTGGGCTCCACTCACATCAGCCGCTGGGGCTACAGCGACAGCAAGGCCATCGACGAATTCATGGCTTTGGCATACTTTCGGGAAAAACGTCTGCCGGTTGTAATCGTGCGTTTATTCAACACCGTGGGACCGCGTCAAACCGGTCAATATGGCATGGTTTTGCCAAAATTCATCAAATCCGCGCTGTTGGATCAGCCCCTCGTGGTGTATGGCTCTGGCAAGCAAACCCGCTGTTTCGCAGATGTTGCCGATGTTGTGGGCGCGCTCATCAAGCTGATGAACACACCGAAATGTGAAGGTGAAATCTTCAATGTGGGCACCACGGAAGCCATCTCCATAGAAGACCTTGCCAAAAAAGTCCGGCAAATGTGCAAAAGCAAATCCCGCATAGAATATATGAGCTATGAAGACGCGTTTGAAGAAGGTTTTGAGGATATGATGAACAGGATGCCAAATCTGAATAAAGTTAAAGAATACATTGGTTATGAGCCCAATTTTAATCTGGATGCCATCATAAAACGGATGCTTGAACACTATGAAAACTAG